The Sandaracinus amylolyticus genomic interval GCCGCCACGATCGATCGGCGAGCTCTTCCGCAGCGCGGAGGCGCAGGGACGTGCTGCGGAGCTGAGCCGTCTGCTGCGCGAGGTGCAGCTCGCGGATGCGCCGTTGCTCGCGGGCGACGGGCTGCGGTTCTTCCTCAACGTGCATCCCGCGGAGCTCGAGGACGACTCGCTGATCGACGCGCTCGCGGAGGCGTCGCAGCGCGTGGGCCGGGGGCGGCTGACGGTGATCGAGATCCACGAGAGCACGATCACCGATCTCTCGGCGATGGGCCGGCTGCGCGAGCGACTGCGCGAGCGCGCGATCGAGATCGCGTACGACGACTTCGGCGCGGGGCAGTCGCGCTTGCGCGAGCTCGCGGAGGTGCCGCCCGACTTCATCAAGCTCGACCTCTCGCTGGTGCGCGACATCGATCAGAGCCCGGCGCGTCGCGACCTCGTGGCGGCGCTCACGCGCGTGATGCGCGACCTCGGGATCCGAGTGCTCGCCGAGGGGATCGAGACGCAGGGCGAGCGCGACGTGTGTCTCGAGATCGGGTGCGAGCTGGGGCAGGGCTATCTGATCGCTCGGCCTGCTCGCGTGTCTAGTGGACCGTAGCGACCCCAGAGTCGCTAGGCGGCTCCGCCACGATGTCGATCATCAGCGCGAGCCCTCGGAGCTGCCACAGCACCAGCAGGCTCCGCTTCGCCAGCGGCGGCGCCAACGTGCGCACCACGCCGCGCGCGACCATCCCGTCGAGCTCCGCGAGCGTCCCCCACAGCGGTCGTGACGGATGCGCGAGCATCCCGAGGATGCCCATCAGCGGCCGGCCCGCCGGGCCGAGCTTGGGCGTCGTCGTCGACGCGTTGTCGAAGAGCTGCGCGATCGCGACCGCGAGCCTCCCTTGCTCCACCTCGAGCACGCTCGGCGGCACCCGCAGCTGCTTCACGCGCGCGAGCCGCGCGTTCGCCTGGATCACCTCGCGGTAGAGCTCGTGCAGATCGCTCACCGCGAAGCGCATCCGCTCGCCGCCCTCCACCGGCACCACCGCGCGCAGATCGGGCGGCAGCACCGGCAGCACCTCGAGCGGCCACGACTCGAGCCCCGCCTCGCCGAGCAGCTCGCTCCACGACGCGCGCGTGAGCAGCGGATGATCGATCGGCTCCGCCAGCGTGATCCGTCCGAAGCGCTCGAGGCGCTCGCGCGGCGGCAGCACGTCGTCCTCGCGCGCGCGGATCAGCGGCGGCTCGAGCACGCTCAGGTACGCCGCGCGAGTCGGCTCCGCCGCGCCGAGCGAGCCGAAGATGCGCTCGCAGAAGAGGCCGCCCTCGATCGGCGCGAGCGTGTC includes:
- a CDS encoding EAL domain-containing protein; the encoded protein is MSDAEADDTGESVPWLEHRAAEDEDPIRITLERLPFRIGRASEADFVIHSTRVSKEHAEIDRRRNTWVVRDLGSRNGTFVNGERVTEPRRLRPGDVVHVANRSFSFHLGRATSQRDDATVLGTSGGELVGVRDLALAISQRRVHAVFQPIVDLATGALRGYECLGRSDVPREIGEPPRSIGELFRSAEAQGRAAELSRLLREVQLADAPLLAGDGLRFFLNVHPAELEDDSLIDALAEASQRVGRGRLTVIEIHESTITDLSAMGRLRERLRERAIEIAYDDFGAGQSRLRELAEVPPDFIKLDLSLVRDIDQSPARRDLVAALTRVMRDLGIRVLAEGIETQGERDVCLEIGCELGQGYLIARPARVSSGP